Proteins from a genomic interval of Caulobacter rhizosphaerae:
- the ftsW gene encoding putative lipid II flippase FtsW, which produces MTFQTTHAFARTDRSRLGVWWWTTDHWLLGATAVLVTVGVLLSFASSPAAAARIGIDDQFHFAVRQCVFGLGAAMIVLSVSMLSPRGIRRSAFFIYIVAIGVMAALPFIGHSAKGAARWLLIGGFTFQPSEFMKPALIVLVSWMFAEGQKGEGVPGVSIAFALYFIAVALLLVQPDVGQTVLITIAFGAAFWMAGVPISWIMGLGAVAVGGLMSTYFLFDHVHARVQKFLSPDQADTHQITRAAEAIHAGGLFGRGPGEGVMKRHVPDLHTDFIYSVAAEEYGLVFSLALITLFAFVVVRGLYKAMKLTDTFEQVAASGLFVLVGQQAFINVAVNLNMIPTKGMTLPFISYGGSSMLAMGLTLGMALALTRKRPGAYGGAGEFDQAGGLA; this is translated from the coding sequence ATGACGTTCCAGACCACCCACGCCTTCGCCCGCACCGACCGCTCGCGGCTCGGCGTCTGGTGGTGGACGACCGACCACTGGCTGCTGGGCGCCACGGCGGTGCTGGTCACGGTCGGGGTGCTGCTATCGTTCGCCTCCAGCCCGGCGGCGGCCGCGCGGATCGGGATCGACGACCAGTTCCACTTCGCGGTCCGCCAGTGCGTCTTCGGCCTTGGCGCGGCGATGATCGTGCTGTCGGTGTCGATGCTCAGCCCGCGAGGCATCCGCCGCTCGGCGTTCTTCATCTACATCGTCGCCATCGGGGTGATGGCGGCCCTGCCCTTCATCGGCCACAGCGCCAAGGGCGCGGCCCGCTGGCTGCTGATCGGCGGCTTTACCTTCCAGCCCTCGGAATTCATGAAGCCGGCCCTGATCGTGCTGGTTTCGTGGATGTTCGCCGAGGGCCAGAAGGGCGAGGGGGTGCCGGGCGTATCGATCGCCTTCGCCCTCTATTTCATCGCCGTGGCCCTGCTGCTGGTCCAGCCCGACGTCGGCCAGACCGTGCTGATCACCATCGCCTTCGGGGCCGCCTTCTGGATGGCCGGGGTGCCGATCTCGTGGATCATGGGCCTTGGCGCCGTGGCGGTCGGCGGGCTGATGTCGACCTATTTCCTGTTCGACCACGTCCACGCCCGGGTGCAGAAGTTCCTCAGCCCCGACCAGGCCGACACCCACCAGATCACCCGCGCCGCCGAGGCGATCCACGCCGGCGGTCTGTTCGGGCGCGGCCCGGGCGAGGGCGTCATGAAACGCCACGTCCCCGACCTGCACACCGACTTCATCTATTCGGTCGCCGCCGAGGAATATGGCCTGGTGTTCTCCCTGGCCCTGATCACCCTGTTCGCCTTCGTCGTGGTGCGCGGCCTGTACAAGGCCATGAAGCTGACCGACACCTTCGAGCAGGTGGCGGCTTCCGGCCTGTTCGTTCTGGTGGGCCAGCAGGCCTTCATCAATGTGGCCGTGAACCTGAACATGATCCCGACCAAGGGCATGACCCTGCCCTTCATCAGCTATGGCGGCTCATCGATGCTGGCCATGGGCCTCACCCTGGGCATGGCCCTGGCGTTGACGCGCAAGCGTCCGGGGGCCTATGGCGGGGCGGGAGAGTTCGACCAGGCGGGGGGCCTGGCCTAG